A region of Paenibacillus sp. 37 DNA encodes the following proteins:
- the rfbD gene encoding dTDP-4-dehydrorhamnose reductase: MKYRVMVTGAAGQLGYDVVKTFEAEGHQVLACDKNQMDITDQQQCTDRITTFRPHIIIHCAAYTAVDQAEVDEDTAYAINASGTRNIAVAAEKVKAKLVYISTDYVFDGSGSAPYREYDVTNPQSVYGKSKLAGERLVQSLCTQWFIIRTSWVFGVHGSNFVKTILELMAKRPQLQVVHDQQGSPTYTVDLARFIYLLSVSEKYGIYHASNSGTCTWYEFAEAIREEAGKQSGFEPTAELTPCTTDQFPRPAPRPAYSVMDHMAIRTNGLEPLRPWREALIAFLKELSVQQKN, from the coding sequence ATGAAATATAGAGTTATGGTGACTGGTGCAGCCGGACAGCTGGGTTATGATGTGGTGAAGACCTTCGAAGCAGAGGGTCATCAGGTATTGGCCTGTGACAAGAACCAGATGGATATTACCGATCAACAGCAGTGCACAGATAGGATTACAACGTTCCGACCTCACATCATTATTCACTGCGCTGCTTACACGGCGGTCGATCAAGCTGAGGTAGATGAAGATACAGCATACGCAATCAATGCATCAGGTACTAGAAATATCGCTGTTGCCGCCGAGAAAGTGAAAGCAAAACTGGTATATATCAGCACCGATTATGTATTTGATGGGAGCGGGAGTGCACCATACCGAGAGTACGATGTAACGAATCCGCAGAGTGTTTATGGCAAGTCGAAGCTTGCCGGGGAAAGGCTGGTTCAAAGTTTGTGTACGCAATGGTTCATCATTCGAACATCATGGGTGTTTGGCGTGCATGGCAGTAATTTTGTCAAAACCATACTGGAACTTATGGCGAAGCGTCCACAACTGCAAGTTGTTCATGACCAACAAGGTTCGCCTACCTATACGGTGGATCTTGCACGATTCATCTATCTCCTTTCCGTAAGTGAAAAGTATGGCATCTATCATGCTTCCAATTCAGGAACTTGCACATGGTACGAGTTTGCAGAGGCAATAAGAGAGGAGGCCGGTAAGCAGAGTGGGTTCGAGCCGACAGCCGAACTTACACCATGCACAACCGATCAGTTTCCGCGTCCAGCCCCTCGTCCTGCATACTCGGTGATGGATCATATGGCGATTCGAACGAACGGTCTGGAACCTCTGAGACCTTGGCGTGAGGCGCTGATTGCATTTTTGAAAGAGTTAAGTGTACAGCAAAAGAACTGA
- the rfbB gene encoding dTDP-glucose 4,6-dehydratase — MKLLVTGGAGFIGSNFVLYMLREHPSYEIINVDALTYAGNLENLHTVESNPRYTFIQADIADVQQMEAVFSEGIDVVVNFAAESHVDRSILSPDIFVRTNVMGTQVLLDAAKKYQVTKFVQVSTDEVYGSLGTTGLFTEDTPLMPNSPYSASKAGGDLLVRAYHETYGLPVNITRCSNNYGPFQFPEKLIPLIISRALNDEAIPVYGDGLNIRDWLYVEDHCSAIDLVIHNGQSGEVYNIGGNNERTNIYIVESVLEQLGKPASLIQYVQDRLGHDRRYGIDPTKIRTELGWQPAHNFETGIKETIQWYLKHQDWWTRIQSGTYQDYVQLQYGKRMGDSSK, encoded by the coding sequence ATGAAACTACTGGTTACGGGTGGGGCCGGATTTATAGGCAGCAACTTTGTGCTATATATGCTTCGTGAACATCCGAGTTATGAGATTATCAATGTGGATGCATTAACGTATGCGGGGAACTTGGAGAACTTGCATACGGTAGAGTCCAATCCCCGATATACCTTCATCCAAGCAGATATTGCAGATGTACAGCAGATGGAAGCTGTTTTTTCCGAAGGCATCGATGTGGTTGTGAATTTCGCTGCCGAGTCTCATGTGGATCGAAGTATTCTGTCCCCGGATATCTTTGTACGTACCAATGTGATGGGTACTCAGGTTCTGCTGGATGCGGCAAAGAAGTATCAAGTCACCAAATTTGTTCAGGTATCGACGGATGAGGTATATGGATCTCTAGGTACAACGGGTTTATTTACTGAAGATACACCTCTGATGCCAAACAGTCCTTACTCTGCAAGTAAAGCTGGCGGGGATCTGCTTGTAAGAGCCTATCATGAAACCTATGGACTTCCCGTAAATATTACACGTTGCTCCAATAACTACGGGCCTTTTCAATTCCCGGAGAAACTGATTCCGCTGATTATATCCCGTGCATTGAATGATGAAGCCATCCCGGTATATGGTGACGGGCTCAATATTCGTGACTGGCTTTATGTCGAGGATCACTGCAGCGCGATTGATCTGGTGATTCATAATGGACAATCTGGAGAGGTATACAACATTGGTGGTAATAATGAACGTACTAATATATACATTGTGGAGAGCGTATTGGAGCAACTGGGTAAGCCAGCGAGTTTGATACAATATGTACAAGATCGGTTGGGACATGACCGACGTTACGGTATAGATCCTACCAAGATACGTACAGAGCTTGGCTGGCAACCTGCACACAATTTTGAGACAGGGATCAAGGAGACGATCCAATGGTATCTGAAACATCAAGATTGGTGGACGAGAATTCAATCAGGCACATATCAGGACTATGTTCAGCTTCAGTACGGTAAGCGGATGGGTGATTCGTCCAAATGA
- the rfbC gene encoding dTDP-4-dehydrorhamnose 3,5-epimerase, with protein MKVLPLFMDGAAILEPQVYGDHRGYFMESYNEQVLHEQGIKHIFIQDNQSLSAEAGVVRGLHYQLHPKAQTKLVRVISGAIYDVIVDVRTSSPTFGQWKSVILSEYNQRQLLVPQGFAHGFCTLVPHSQVTYKVDAYYSPEHDRGILWNDPALAIDWPVTKPILSEKDQKHPLLKDAELNFD; from the coding sequence ATGAAGGTACTTCCGCTGTTTATGGATGGCGCTGCCATCTTGGAACCCCAGGTTTATGGTGATCACCGTGGATATTTTATGGAGAGTTATAATGAGCAGGTTCTTCATGAACAGGGGATAAAGCACATCTTTATTCAGGACAATCAATCCTTGTCGGCTGAAGCAGGTGTTGTGCGTGGGCTTCATTACCAGCTTCACCCCAAAGCACAGACTAAATTGGTGAGGGTTATATCAGGGGCTATATATGATGTGATCGTGGACGTCCGCACTTCATCCCCGACTTTTGGTCAATGGAAAAGTGTCATTCTAAGTGAGTATAACCAGCGGCAGCTGCTTGTTCCTCAAGGATTTGCTCATGGATTCTGTACCTTGGTGCCTCATTCTCAGGTAACTTATAAGGTAGACGCCTATTATTCTCCTGAACATGACCGTGGAATTCTGTGGAACGATCCGGCGCTCGCCATTGATTGGCCTGTGACGAAACCTATATTATCGGAGAAGGATCAGAAGCATCCTTTACTGAAAGATGCTGAACTGAACTTCGACTAA
- the galU gene encoding UTP--glucose-1-phosphate uridylyltransferase GalU, which yields MRIRKAIIPAAGLGTRFLPATKAMPKEMLPIVDKPTIQYIIEEAVASGIEDIIIVTGKGKRAIEDHFDYSFELEQNLADKQKWDLLNEVRKPSEMADIHYIRQKEPKGLGHAIWCARKFIGNEPFAVLLGDDIVEADHPCLKQMIEVYDELQSPIVGVQPVDWSEVYRYGIVDGELLTPTDDRVFRARRLIEKPKTEDSPSNLAIMGRYILTPDIFEILGQQSAGVGGEIQLTDALSRLNEQRQILAYHFDGLRHDVGEKLGFIETSIHYALQRPDLRKDLLKYLEQVVKDQ from the coding sequence GTGCGTATTCGCAAAGCGATTATTCCAGCTGCGGGGCTGGGTACCCGGTTTTTGCCTGCGACCAAGGCAATGCCTAAGGAAATGCTGCCGATCGTGGACAAGCCAACGATTCAGTACATTATTGAAGAAGCCGTAGCTTCAGGAATTGAAGATATCATTATTGTGACAGGTAAAGGGAAGCGCGCCATTGAAGATCACTTCGACTACTCTTTTGAGCTGGAGCAGAATCTAGCGGATAAACAGAAGTGGGACTTGCTGAATGAGGTTCGCAAACCCTCCGAGATGGCAGATATCCATTATATCCGTCAAAAGGAACCGAAGGGACTTGGTCACGCCATCTGGTGCGCACGCAAGTTTATCGGTAATGAGCCTTTTGCCGTCCTGTTAGGGGATGATATTGTGGAAGCGGACCATCCCTGCCTGAAGCAGATGATCGAAGTCTACGATGAGCTGCAGTCTCCAATCGTTGGTGTACAGCCTGTTGATTGGAGCGAGGTGTACCGCTACGGGATTGTGGACGGAGAGTTGCTGACCCCTACCGATGATCGTGTCTTTCGTGCCCGCCGCTTAATTGAGAAACCGAAGACCGAGGATTCGCCTTCAAACTTGGCCATTATGGGACGTTATATTCTTACGCCGGATATCTTTGAGATCCTGGGTCAGCAATCGGCTGGCGTCGGAGGAGAAATTCAACTTACGGATGCCTTGTCCCGATTGAATGAGCAACGTCAGATTCTCGCCTATCACTTTGATGGATTGCGTCATGATGTTGGTGAGAAGTTGGGTTTTATTGAGACATCGATTCACTACGCATTGCAGCGCCCGGATCTACGGAAAGATCTCTTAAAGTATTTGGAACAGGTCGTAAAGGATCAATAA
- a CDS encoding DEAD/DEAH box helicase yields MAPFTIMDIKLLCGVTAFKRGEDYNQSGRVTNLVVSNDQLHYEAQVRGSERYQVTVDIDEAGEVVAGCSCPGDGRHYDYCKHVAAVLLAIHEWGEQQERNATVASGKPPQPATGQGASTSSSIGSKSRVGTLVEESRWERPQSDSQREQPNDVPERPPVHFAQAGRPSSASGWGRSADKPSYRTADQILSMFAKDRRPLHGNDRKYTAPVSRSFLREELQVQFICKLTQVHKGGGKLALELKVGNKRLYVVQKVKQFLNCIEKGEPMSFTKLFHYDPLMHVFTPQDQAILSMLIRMRQSEEAYRESISGYLGASDGRDILIAPLVWKPLLELLLQADSRMEGTGFANGPLTLGEGVLPLFYRIAQGTNEGYQLEISGLRELILLPAYDAAVVEGQLHMLEPMQMRSLEDLSGALTSYGIKESIDISPQQVDEFVQHVVPELRTLGHLSIDSQVREQIAEPELSPKLYIDFYRERITARLEFDYEVMVINPLAEYLIDEEEKKVILVRDRYKERNLIERLDRSFLERDGSVWASEREDAIYDVMYHLLPELEKQADIYMPNAVKAMVQSYPTPPKVRADLGRGLDWLEISFEMEGVDEQELQELMRRIVEKKPYFRLKSGVFLSLENEGADSFAHMADSLGLGADDIKSSHIRLPAVRALQLPGRDEVSGHVKWGGSLKRFLDDLRDPERMDFALPKALTPILRDYQNSGYQWLRTLAYYRFGGILADDMGLGKTLQSIAYITAVLQEKPEYNIDHTGVDKYRESGSLWDVETLVTSDIDLETGLPLNKMTSENKDGLWSTMQQDGLTIRTRVIHPPVLVVAPASLTYNWANEFARFAPHLKVLIAAGQKEERASMLSGMDEADVIVTSYPLLRRDLDTYLGRTFHTLILDEAQAIKNASSQTAQAVKQIQAPRRFALTGTPVENSLDELWSIFEAVFPGLFPSYRRFRDLPPERISRMVRPFILRRLKKDVLEELPDRIETVQRSELTVEQKKLYAAYLSQLQDEASKDMEDNGFQKNRIKILAGITRLRQLCCHPALFVEGYQGDSGKMEQLLETVEDCLAAGKRILIFSQFASMLNLIRQTLAAKGRNLFYLDGQTPAQSRVEMCHRFNEGEAELFLISLKAGGTGLNLTGADTVILYDLWWNPAVEEQAIGRAHRMGQKQVVQVIRLVTEGTIEEKILELQQRKKDLIAEVIEPGDGGSTTLSEQDIRELLMV; encoded by the coding sequence GTGGCGCCATTCACAATTATGGATATCAAATTGCTGTGCGGGGTCACGGCATTCAAGCGCGGAGAAGATTATAACCAATCTGGCAGGGTGACCAATCTGGTGGTCAGTAACGATCAGCTTCATTATGAAGCACAGGTGCGTGGATCGGAGCGCTATCAGGTGACGGTGGATATAGATGAAGCTGGAGAGGTTGTGGCAGGCTGCAGTTGTCCGGGTGACGGCAGACACTATGACTACTGTAAACATGTTGCTGCTGTCCTGTTGGCTATTCATGAATGGGGTGAGCAGCAGGAACGGAATGCCACAGTTGCCTCTGGGAAGCCTCCTCAACCTGCTACAGGCCAAGGAGCCAGTACCAGTTCCAGCATAGGTTCCAAGTCCAGGGTCGGGACGTTAGTGGAAGAGAGCAGGTGGGAGCGACCACAGTCTGATTCACAACGAGAGCAACCGAATGATGTTCCAGAGCGTCCTCCGGTTCATTTTGCCCAAGCAGGTCGGCCAAGCTCAGCTTCGGGGTGGGGCCGCTCGGCAGATAAACCTTCTTACCGTACGGCGGATCAGATTCTGTCCATGTTTGCCAAGGATCGGAGACCGCTGCATGGAAATGATCGTAAATACACTGCCCCTGTCAGCCGTTCCTTCCTGCGGGAAGAATTGCAGGTTCAGTTTATATGTAAGCTGACACAGGTTCACAAGGGTGGTGGGAAACTTGCTCTTGAATTGAAAGTGGGTAACAAACGTCTGTATGTGGTGCAGAAAGTGAAACAATTCCTGAACTGTATCGAGAAGGGCGAGCCAATGTCATTTACCAAGCTGTTCCACTATGATCCATTGATGCATGTTTTCACTCCGCAGGATCAGGCCATTCTCTCGATGCTTATTCGAATGAGACAGAGTGAAGAGGCATACCGCGAATCCATCTCCGGTTATTTGGGAGCGTCGGACGGACGGGATATACTGATTGCTCCGCTCGTATGGAAGCCATTGCTGGAATTGCTACTACAGGCCGACAGTCGGATGGAGGGTACAGGATTTGCCAATGGACCACTCACGCTCGGTGAGGGAGTATTGCCTTTGTTTTACCGGATTGCCCAGGGAACGAATGAAGGGTATCAGCTTGAAATTTCGGGACTGCGTGAACTGATTCTTCTCCCTGCTTATGATGCCGCTGTGGTGGAAGGACAGTTGCATATGTTGGAGCCGATGCAGATGCGAAGTCTGGAGGACTTGAGTGGTGCACTCACTTCATATGGAATCAAGGAAAGCATCGATATTTCGCCCCAGCAGGTGGACGAGTTTGTACAACATGTGGTGCCAGAACTGCGTACGCTTGGACATCTGTCCATTGATTCGCAGGTGCGTGAACAGATTGCGGAACCGGAACTTTCACCGAAACTATACATCGACTTCTATCGTGAACGCATTACAGCACGTCTGGAATTCGACTATGAGGTCATGGTTATTAATCCGCTGGCAGAGTACTTGATTGATGAAGAAGAGAAAAAGGTTATTTTGGTGCGTGATCGATACAAAGAGCGAAACTTGATTGAACGGCTTGATCGATCCTTTCTCGAAAGAGACGGTAGTGTTTGGGCGAGCGAACGCGAAGATGCCATCTATGATGTCATGTATCATCTGTTGCCTGAGCTTGAGAAACAGGCAGATATTTATATGCCAAACGCCGTGAAGGCGATGGTGCAATCCTATCCAACACCGCCGAAAGTACGAGCAGATTTGGGAAGGGGTTTGGACTGGCTGGAGATTTCATTTGAGATGGAAGGTGTGGACGAGCAGGAACTTCAGGAACTCATGCGCCGCATTGTGGAAAAGAAACCATATTTCCGTCTCAAGAGCGGTGTCTTTCTTTCGCTTGAAAATGAAGGTGCAGACAGCTTCGCTCACATGGCTGATTCGCTTGGACTTGGAGCAGATGACATCAAGAGCAGCCATATCCGGCTGCCAGCTGTTCGGGCGTTACAGTTGCCGGGCAGGGATGAAGTTTCCGGTCATGTGAAGTGGGGAGGCTCCCTGAAACGTTTCCTTGATGATCTGCGCGATCCTGAACGGATGGATTTTGCATTACCAAAAGCATTGACCCCCATCCTGCGGGATTATCAAAACAGCGGATATCAGTGGCTGCGTACCCTCGCTTATTATCGTTTTGGCGGCATTCTCGCGGATGATATGGGACTTGGCAAAACGTTGCAAAGCATCGCCTATATCACAGCGGTTCTTCAGGAGAAACCCGAGTACAACATCGACCATACGGGCGTTGATAAATACCGGGAGAGCGGATCATTATGGGACGTTGAAACGCTGGTGACTTCCGACATCGATCTAGAAACTGGACTCCCATTGAATAAGATGACTTCAGAGAATAAGGATGGTTTATGGTCCACGATGCAGCAGGATGGACTGACAATCCGAACGAGGGTCATTCATCCCCCGGTACTTGTCGTGGCGCCTGCCTCGCTGACCTACAACTGGGCTAATGAGTTTGCGCGGTTCGCCCCGCATCTGAAAGTCCTGATCGCAGCCGGTCAGAAAGAAGAACGAGCCAGCATGCTTTCTGGAATGGATGAGGCAGATGTGATTGTGACGTCTTATCCTCTGTTGCGCCGGGATTTGGACACCTACCTGGGCCGAACCTTCCATACGCTCATTCTGGATGAAGCTCAGGCAATCAAAAATGCTTCTTCCCAGACCGCCCAGGCAGTGAAACAAATTCAGGCCCCGCGTCGTTTTGCACTTACAGGAACGCCTGTAGAGAACTCGCTGGATGAATTGTGGTCCATTTTTGAAGCCGTATTCCCTGGGTTATTTCCAAGTTACAGAAGATTCCGCGACCTTCCTCCGGAACGGATCTCGCGGATGGTGCGTCCGTTTATTCTGCGCCGCCTGAAGAAGGATGTGTTGGAAGAATTGCCTGATCGAATTGAAACGGTACAGCGCTCAGAGCTTACGGTTGAACAGAAGAAACTGTACGCCGCATACCTTTCCCAGCTTCAGGATGAAGCATCGAAGGACATGGAGGATAACGGATTCCAGAAGAATCGTATCAAAATTCTGGCTGGCATCACGCGTTTGCGTCAGTTGTGTTGTCATCCGGCCCTCTTTGTCGAAGGATATCAAGGCGATTCCGGGAAAATGGAACAGTTGCTTGAAACGGTCGAGGATTGTTTGGCTGCAGGCAAACGAATTCTCATCTTCTCCCAATTTGCGAGCATGTTGAACCTGATTCGTCAGACCCTTGCGGCAAAGGGAAGAAACCTGTTTTACCTCGATGGTCAGACCCCTGCACAGAGCCGGGTCGAGATGTGCCACAGATTTAACGAAGGTGAAGCTGAACTGTTCTTAATCTCCCTGAAAGCTGGCGGGACCGGACTCAACTTAACAGGGGCAGATACCGTTATATTATATGATCTGTGGTGGAATCCCGCGGTGGAAGAACAGGCGATTGGCCGTGCCCATCGCATGGGACAGAAACAAGTGGTACAAGTCATTCGCTTGGTTACCGAAGGTACGATCGAAGAGAAGATTCTGGAACTCCAGCAGAGGAAAAAGGACTTGATTGCCGAAGTGATCGAACCGGGAGACGGAGGATCAACGACCTTATCGGAACAGGATATCCGCGAATTGTTGATGGTATAA
- a CDS encoding U32 family peptidase: MKTATIRREDVELLAPAGDWDCMRSAVANGADAIFFGVEKFNARARANNFRMDELPEIMAFLHSYGVKGFLTFNILIFENELTDAKELIDACVDAGVDAVIVQDLGLVKMIREISPDFPIHGSTQMTITSPEAVEFTKPFDMERVVLGRENNLKQIQKIGEQAKLPMEVFVHGALCVSYSGQCLTSEMWGGRSANRGECAQACRLPYDLMVDGVHKPMGDVAYLLSPKDLAAIDLMPELIEAGVTSFKIEGRLKTPEYVANVVSKYRKAIDRYFDGDNTPPSKEEVRELQQSFSRGFTHGFLSGTNNKELVDGTFPKSRGVYLGRVDQVLRDGVVLKLDAPVKRGDGIVFDAGDPTQKEEGGRVYDVRRKGVKLEGEAEEGWIVDVVPGRSDVDLRRVKVGDKVWKTNDPALDKRLRQSFETEKPYRVFPVKVKVIGSPGQPLSTWWTDVQKGTTVRIDSEMELDIAQKRPMTHELLEEQFGRLGGTVFQLEGMDVNLHGDVIIPMRELNNIRRQAVEQLAGERPKPPVYVKRAVDVYGDSVKPASPVARGQAELTALCRSLPQVEAAIEAGIGMIYADFEFIKQFPAAVEAVHAAGRKIALATPRIHMPGENGYHNNILRLKPDAVLVRNTGALYFYLRHRMENPDATHPELIGDFSLNIANHKAVELFLEAGCDWITPSYDLNIQQMVDLLGHSRTSQTEVVIHQHLPMFHTEHCVYCTFMSEGTDYTNCGRPCEEQRASLQDRIGMSHPVRVDEGCRNTVYNAVEQSGAEYLTNFMDLGVSRYRVEFLEETTEQVREVIDLYNRALRGEISGTQVWKTLKATNQLGVTRGQLVK, translated from the coding sequence ATGAAAACAGCAACAATACGAAGAGAAGACGTTGAACTTCTGGCACCTGCTGGTGACTGGGATTGTATGCGTTCGGCGGTAGCCAATGGCGCAGATGCAATTTTCTTCGGAGTCGAAAAGTTTAATGCACGGGCACGAGCGAACAATTTCCGCATGGACGAGCTGCCGGAGATTATGGCGTTTTTGCACAGTTATGGCGTAAAAGGTTTCTTGACCTTTAATATATTGATTTTTGAAAATGAATTGACGGATGCCAAAGAACTGATTGATGCATGTGTCGATGCAGGTGTGGACGCTGTAATTGTTCAGGATTTGGGTTTGGTGAAGATGATCCGCGAGATCTCGCCGGATTTCCCGATTCACGGTTCAACACAGATGACGATTACGTCACCGGAAGCGGTCGAGTTCACGAAGCCGTTTGATATGGAACGTGTCGTTCTGGGACGGGAGAACAACCTGAAGCAGATCCAGAAGATCGGTGAACAGGCGAAGCTTCCAATGGAAGTGTTCGTTCACGGTGCGTTGTGTGTATCCTACTCGGGGCAGTGTCTGACTTCTGAAATGTGGGGAGGACGTTCGGCGAACCGCGGGGAGTGCGCACAAGCTTGTCGTCTTCCATACGATCTAATGGTGGATGGAGTGCACAAACCGATGGGTGATGTAGCCTATCTGTTGTCTCCGAAGGATCTGGCAGCGATTGATCTGATGCCGGAACTGATCGAAGCAGGAGTGACTTCTTTCAAAATAGAAGGACGTCTCAAAACGCCGGAATACGTAGCGAACGTGGTAAGCAAATATCGTAAAGCGATTGACCGTTATTTTGATGGAGATAACACACCGCCAAGCAAGGAAGAAGTTCGCGAATTGCAGCAAAGCTTCTCCCGTGGATTCACGCATGGATTCCTCAGTGGTACGAACAACAAAGAACTGGTGGATGGAACGTTCCCGAAAAGCCGTGGCGTCTACCTTGGTCGTGTAGATCAAGTGTTGCGCGATGGTGTGGTCCTGAAGCTGGATGCACCCGTGAAACGTGGAGACGGAATTGTATTTGACGCCGGAGACCCGACTCAGAAGGAAGAGGGCGGACGTGTATACGATGTACGTCGCAAAGGCGTAAAACTCGAAGGCGAAGCCGAAGAGGGTTGGATCGTTGATGTCGTACCAGGCCGCAGTGATGTGGATCTGCGACGCGTGAAAGTTGGCGACAAAGTGTGGAAAACGAATGATCCGGCGCTGGACAAACGTCTGCGTCAAAGCTTCGAAACCGAGAAACCGTACCGTGTATTCCCGGTGAAGGTGAAGGTCATCGGCAGCCCAGGCCAGCCGCTTAGCACATGGTGGACAGACGTGCAGAAGGGCACAACCGTCCGTATTGATTCCGAGATGGAACTGGACATTGCGCAGAAGCGTCCAATGACGCATGAATTGCTCGAAGAGCAGTTCGGACGTCTGGGAGGCACCGTGTTCCAGTTGGAGGGAATGGACGTCAATCTTCACGGTGACGTCATCATCCCGATGCGCGAGTTGAATAACATTCGCCGTCAGGCGGTAGAACAACTTGCGGGCGAACGTCCTAAACCACCTGTCTACGTGAAACGGGCGGTCGATGTGTACGGCGATTCGGTTAAACCGGCATCGCCAGTCGCTCGCGGTCAAGCAGAGCTGACTGCGCTCTGTCGCAGCCTGCCACAAGTGGAGGCAGCGATTGAAGCGGGCATCGGCATGATCTATGCCGACTTCGAGTTTATCAAGCAGTTCCCGGCAGCCGTGGAAGCTGTGCATGCCGCTGGTCGCAAGATCGCGCTGGCAACACCGCGTATTCACATGCCTGGGGAGAACGGATATCATAACAACATCCTGCGTCTGAAGCCGGATGCGGTATTGGTACGTAATACAGGCGCACTGTACTTCTACCTTCGCCACCGGATGGAAAACCCGGATGCAACGCACCCGGAACTGATCGGCGACTTCTCATTGAACATCGCCAATCACAAAGCCGTTGAATTGTTCCTGGAAGCCGGATGTGACTGGATTACGCCATCCTATGACCTGAACATTCAACAAATGGTTGATTTGCTGGGCCACTCCCGTACAAGTCAGACCGAAGTGGTTATCCATCAGCATCTGCCAATGTTCCACACCGAGCACTGTGTGTATTGTACGTTTATGAGTGAAGGAACGGACTATACGAACTGTGGTCGTCCTTGTGAGGAACAGCGTGCATCACTGCAAGACCGGATCGGCATGTCCCACCCAGTACGTGTGGATGAAGGCTGCCGTAATACGGTATACAACGCAGTGGAGCAGTCAGGTGCCGAGTATCTGACCAACTTCATGGATCTGGGTGTATCCCGTTACCGTGTGGAATTCCTGGAAGAGACAACGGAGCAGGTACGCGAAGTCATTGATCTGTACAACCGTGCATTGCGCGGCGAGATCAGTGGTACACAAGTGTGGAAAACACTCAAAGCAACGAACCAACTGGGCGTTACACGTGGTCAATTGGTGAAATAA